From Rhododendron vialii isolate Sample 1 chromosome 10a, ASM3025357v1, the proteins below share one genomic window:
- the LOC131304339 gene encoding uncharacterized protein LOC131304339: protein MLQQSPNTTTTPSSSDFFSIFVPDLQLDSGLLLRPRPSNNRRRRARFMLPTIFNCRVKRENFKAMKEKQLELQHTMSRKGYARLTAELKAKRKVDSISRVVVWADGNRDKNGKPKNKNVAQKIEDMGKIERNGHNSTNLKEDAVSKVLGAERNGRVRTFGKGVTQTRLTIISQMNGQFTELREENAQMKSQMSDMRNTIDEFKKSQVQNPATTEATPTTPLVSPSVTCHPQSDITKCKLLDWMGMGDVVAEGRWASSDPHSCAHCVPIGPNAMKVWVDVAKKLLRVSVEGFK from the exons ATGCTTCAACAGTCACCAAACACAACCACCACCCCGTCTTCCTCTGACTTTTTCTCCATCTTCGTCCCCGACCTTCAATTGGATTCCGGATTGCTACTCAGACCCCGTCCTAGCAACAATCGTCGAAGAAGAGCCCGGTTTATGTTGCCTACAATATTTAATTGCAGA GTGAAAAGAGAGAACTTTAAAGCtatgaaagagaaacaattgGAGCTGCAGCATACTATGAGTCGTAAGGGATATGCACGGTTGACTGCTGAGCTG AAAGCGAAAAGAAAAGTTGACTCCATAAGTAGAGTCGTTGTTTGGGCCGATGGAAATAGAGACAAGAATGGAAAACCCAAGAACAAGAATGTTGCACAAAAGATT GAAGATATGGGAAAAATTGAACGGAATGGACATAATTCAACTAATCTGAAAGAAGATGCTGTTTCTAAAGTGCTTGGTGCCGAGAGGAATGGCCGTGTAAGAACATTTGGAAAAGGAGTCACTCAAACAAGATTAACTATAATATCACAAATGAATGGTCAATTTACTGAATTACGTGAAGAAAATGCTCAGATGAAGTCTCAAATGTCGGATATGCGAAATACAATTGACGAGTTCAAGAAAAGCCAA GTTCAAAATCCGGCAACAACTGAAGCAACACCAACTACACCCCTTGTTTCTCCATCGGTAACATGTCATCCACAGAGTGACATTACCAAGTGCAAGTTACTAGATTGGATGGGGATGGGAGATGTAGTTGCGGAGGGGCGTTGGGCTTCAAGTGATCCACATTCTTGTGCGCATTGTGTTCCGATCGGCCCTAATGCAATGAAAGTTTGGGTGGATGTGGCAAAGAAACTCTTAAGAGTTTCTGTGGAGGGCTTCAAGTGA